One genomic window of Aquisalimonas sp. 2447 includes the following:
- the gspK gene encoding type II secretion system minor pseudopilin GspK — protein sequence MTAPGRQRGVALITAMLAVAIVTVLAVELVTRQHMDVRRTQNMLARDQAYMYSLAVERWALSMLIEKRREQDEAVDHLNEMWAEELTPPPFEGAQMRLRMEDLQGRFNLNNLVAEPGTDDEVAMERFSQLLLGLEIEPMFVQATADWIDIAPDVRFPDGAGDDWYSRLDPPYRVANRPMVSASELRLVREVEDEQWRVIAPYVTALPEATPINVNTAPPAVLRSLTPEMSEDAAEDLAEDLPEDGWRSVEDFLAHPSLAGQDIDAGTLSVNSDYFLLRSEISLGRVTIRSESVLFRQGEGGGQVILRRQGFFD from the coding sequence GTGACGGCACCGGGGCGCCAGCGCGGGGTCGCCCTGATCACCGCCATGCTGGCGGTGGCCATCGTCACCGTGCTGGCGGTGGAACTGGTCACCCGCCAGCACATGGACGTGCGCCGCACCCAGAACATGCTCGCCCGGGACCAGGCCTACATGTACTCCCTGGCCGTGGAACGCTGGGCCCTGTCCATGCTCATCGAGAAGCGACGCGAACAGGACGAGGCGGTGGATCATCTCAACGAGATGTGGGCCGAAGAGCTGACTCCGCCCCCTTTCGAGGGGGCACAGATGCGGCTGCGCATGGAGGACCTGCAGGGGCGGTTCAATCTCAACAACCTGGTGGCCGAGCCGGGCACCGACGACGAGGTCGCCATGGAGCGCTTCTCCCAGCTCCTTCTGGGGCTGGAGATCGAGCCCATGTTCGTCCAGGCCACGGCGGACTGGATCGACATCGCCCCCGACGTGCGGTTTCCCGACGGCGCCGGCGATGACTGGTATTCGCGGCTGGACCCGCCCTACCGTGTCGCCAACCGGCCCATGGTCAGCGCCTCCGAACTGCGACTGGTACGCGAAGTCGAGGATGAGCAGTGGCGCGTGATCGCGCCCTACGTGACCGCGCTGCCGGAGGCGACGCCCATCAACGTCAACACCGCGCCGCCGGCGGTGCTGCGGAGCCTGACACCGGAGATGTCGGAGGACGCCGCGGAGGATCTGGCCGAGGATCTGCCGGAGGATGGCTGGCGCAGCGTCGAGGATTTCCTCGCCCACCCTAGCCTGGCCGGCCAGGACATCGACGCCGGCACCCTCAGCGTCAACAGTGACTATTTCCTGTTGCGCAGCGAGATCAGCCTCGGCCGGGTCACCATCCGCAGCGAGAGCGTCCTGTTCCGTCAGGGGGAGGGCGGCGGTCAGGTGATTCTCCGGCGCCAGGGCTTCTTCGACTAG
- the gspM gene encoding type II secretion system protein GspM — translation MMQWWQSLSARDRRVLIIGAAAVAVILYVFGLRIPSHNAVAELETQVREERELVNWMEQARREIYALRGQGDPDADAATRRSLFSLADESARQAGLGPVLQRVEPTGDNGARVNFENIAFDELISWLARMRSEHGVVADQLTVRRGADDGRVDVQLVLEPA, via the coding sequence ATGATGCAGTGGTGGCAGTCACTCTCGGCACGGGACCGGCGGGTTCTCATCATCGGCGCCGCCGCGGTTGCGGTGATCCTCTATGTCTTCGGCCTGCGCATTCCGTCCCACAATGCCGTCGCCGAGCTGGAAACCCAGGTGCGCGAGGAACGCGAACTGGTCAACTGGATGGAACAGGCGCGCCGGGAAATCTACGCCCTGCGGGGCCAGGGTGACCCGGACGCCGACGCCGCAACCCGCCGCTCCCTGTTCTCTCTCGCCGACGAGAGCGCCCGACAAGCCGGGCTGGGACCAGTACTCCAACGGGTGGAGCCCACCGGCGACAACGGCGCGCGGGTGAACTTCGAGAACATCGCCTTCGACGAACTCATCTCCTGGCTCGCCCGTATGCGCAGCGAGCACGGCGTCGTCGCCGACCAGCTCACCGTGCGCCGCGGCGCCGATGATGGGCGCGTGGACGTGCAACTGGTGCTGGAGCCTGCATGA
- the nudE gene encoding ADP compounds hydrolase NudE yields the protein MPKKPEILSTRTVAQSRLFRVEAVDLRFANGVEVEFERMRGAGRIGAVIIVPVLDNDTLVLIREYGVGLERYELGLPKGRVEPGEDMLEAANREIMEEIGYAAERLTPLRALSLAPGYLGHRTQIILAEGLYPHSAPGDEPEPLEVVQRPLADLEDLVLEEEFSEGRSIAALYLARDHLRRRDAGTENR from the coding sequence ATGCCGAAAAAGCCCGAGATCCTGTCCACCCGCACCGTCGCCCAGTCCCGCCTGTTCCGCGTGGAAGCCGTGGACCTGCGCTTCGCCAATGGCGTGGAAGTGGAGTTCGAGCGCATGCGTGGTGCCGGGCGCATCGGCGCCGTGATCATCGTGCCGGTGCTGGACAACGACACCCTGGTGCTGATCCGCGAGTATGGCGTCGGCCTGGAGCGCTATGAGCTGGGGCTGCCCAAGGGCCGGGTGGAGCCCGGCGAGGACATGCTGGAAGCGGCCAACCGGGAGATCATGGAAGAGATCGGCTATGCCGCCGAGCGGCTCACACCCCTGCGTGCCCTCAGCCTCGCTCCGGGCTACCTGGGCCATCGCACCCAGATCATTCTCGCAGAAGGGCTGTATCCCCATAGCGCCCCCGGCGACGAGCCGGAACCGCTGGAAGTCGTCCAGCGCCCCCTGGCCGACCTGGAGGACCTGGTGCTGGAGGAGGAGTTCAGCGAGGGCCGCTCCATCGCCGCGCTGTACCTGGCGCGGGACCACCTGCGCCGGCGTGACGCCGGGACGGAGAATCGGTGA
- the cysQ gene encoding 3'(2'),5'-bisphosphate nucleotidase CysQ, whose product MNQATLRRLLPQIQQLARQAGSAILDVYRNEFTVDAKADQSPVTPADRRANRVLRDGLARLEPGLPVVSEETAPPGFRERRDWQRYWLVDPLDGTRQFIARSDQFAVNIALVERHRPVLGIVHAPALGQTWFGGPGLGAFRQADGGEPEAIRVAPRAQDPLRIVLGNSRPGPRTRATLERLPEYETRIWGASIKFCLIAEGNADLFPRYGPISEWDMAAAQAILEAAGGHLTDMRQLRPIRYNTAESLTTSDILAFADKRVDWRRYLAGEVQP is encoded by the coding sequence GTGAACCAGGCCACGCTTCGCCGCCTGCTGCCACAGATCCAGCAACTCGCCCGGCAGGCGGGCAGCGCGATCCTGGACGTCTACCGCAACGAGTTCACGGTGGACGCCAAGGCGGATCAGTCCCCGGTCACTCCGGCGGATCGCCGCGCAAACCGGGTGCTGCGCGACGGGCTGGCACGGCTGGAGCCGGGGCTGCCCGTTGTGTCCGAGGAGACGGCACCACCGGGATTCCGCGAACGGCGGGACTGGCAACGCTACTGGCTGGTGGATCCGCTGGACGGCACCCGCCAGTTCATCGCCCGCTCCGACCAGTTCGCCGTGAACATCGCCCTGGTGGAGCGCCACCGCCCGGTGCTGGGCATCGTGCATGCGCCGGCCCTGGGCCAGACATGGTTCGGTGGCCCCGGCCTGGGGGCCTTCCGTCAGGCAGACGGCGGCGAACCGGAAGCGATCCGGGTCGCGCCCCGGGCGCAGGATCCGTTACGCATTGTCCTCGGTAACAGCCGCCCCGGCCCCCGTACCCGCGCCACCCTGGAGCGTCTGCCGGAGTACGAAACGCGCATCTGGGGTGCCTCCATCAAGTTCTGCCTGATTGCCGAAGGCAATGCCGACCTGTTCCCCCGATACGGCCCCATCTCCGAGTGGGACATGGCCGCCGCCCAGGCCATCCTCGAGGCCGCCGGCGGCCACCTCACCGACATGCGGCAACTGCGGCCGATCCGCTACAACACCGCAGAGTCACTGACCACCAGCGATATTCTCGCCTTTGCCGACAAACGCGTGGACTGGCGGCGATACCTCGCCGGGGAAGTGCAACCGTAG
- a CDS encoding mechanosensitive ion channel family protein yields the protein MGELGTGLWNQLLGVNWAGWLQAAIILFVGWLLARLVARAAGRLLALRLDVHQTIILRRVVFYVILGLVVASALHQLGFRLGVLLGAAGILTVAIGFASQTSASNLISGLFLIAERPFQIGDFVQIGDTVGEVLAIDLLSVKLRTRDNLFVRVPNETLVKAQVTNFSRFPIRRFDMKVSVAYKEDLDRVKNTLEAVSDANPLSLEEPKPQLFFLAFGDSGIELQYSVWTLRENFIELRNGLPMEVKKAFDAAGIQIPFPHVSLYAGSATEPFPVRQVEPVERAREQRRPDDSDQEDVGSTR from the coding sequence GTGGGTGAGCTGGGCACTGGCCTCTGGAACCAACTGCTGGGCGTCAACTGGGCCGGCTGGCTGCAGGCGGCCATCATCCTGTTCGTGGGCTGGTTGCTGGCGCGGCTCGTGGCCCGCGCGGCCGGCCGTCTGCTGGCCCTGCGGCTGGACGTCCACCAGACCATCATCCTCCGCCGGGTGGTGTTCTACGTCATCCTCGGCCTGGTGGTCGCCTCGGCGCTCCACCAGCTGGGTTTCCGTCTCGGCGTGCTGCTGGGCGCGGCGGGCATCCTCACCGTGGCCATCGGCTTCGCCTCCCAGACCTCCGCCTCCAACCTCATCAGCGGCCTGTTCCTGATCGCCGAACGCCCGTTCCAGATCGGCGATTTTGTTCAGATCGGCGACACCGTCGGTGAAGTCCTGGCCATCGATCTGCTGTCGGTGAAGCTGCGCACCCGGGACAACCTGTTCGTGCGCGTGCCCAACGAGACCCTGGTCAAAGCCCAGGTCACCAACTTCTCGCGCTTCCCCATCCGGCGCTTCGACATGAAAGTCAGTGTTGCCTACAAGGAAGACCTGGACCGGGTAAAAAACACCCTGGAGGCCGTCAGCGACGCCAACCCGCTGTCCCTGGAAGAGCCCAAACCGCAGCTGTTCTTCCTGGCCTTCGGCGACTCCGGCATCGAACTCCAGTACTCCGTGTGGACCCTTCGGGAGAACTTCATAGAGCTGCGCAACGGCCTGCCCATGGAAGTGAAAAAGGCCTTCGACGCCGCCGGCATCCAGATTCCGTTCCCGCACGTGAGCCTGTACGCCGGCAGCGCCACGGAGCCTTTCCCCGTGCGGCAGGTGGAGCCGGTCGAGCGCGCTCGGGAACAGCGCCGCCCGGATGACTCAGATCAAGAGGATGTTGGCAGTACGCGTTAA
- a CDS encoding acetate/propionate family kinase codes for MSGKRLLVLNAGSSSIKFAVYATDGDLRNPDWQGQADGLGGNRARFRVFGAGKVPQVDETLAAAGHRQALERLLGWLDQAVGYQSLLAVGHRVVHGGTDFHAPARLTDANMDALEALSSLAPLHQPHNLAPARILADLRPELPQVACFDTAFHRTQPAVAQRFAIPREWTERGVLRYGFHGLSYEAIAERLHDEHPDLLSGKVIVAHLGNGASLCAMDAGASVGTSMGFTALDGLPMGQRCGALDPGVVLYFLEQGLGREEIQDMLYHRSGLLGMSGISHDMRELLASDDPAAAEAVATYTYRAAREIGSLAVALGGLDALVFTAGVGENAPAVRAAIVAHLGGLGFAVDSAANRDNQRVINSADTRPVLVVPTDEEGMIARHTLKLLS; via the coding sequence ATGTCCGGAAAGCGCCTGCTGGTTCTCAATGCCGGCTCGTCCAGCATCAAGTTCGCCGTCTACGCCACCGACGGTGATCTCCGCAACCCGGACTGGCAGGGCCAGGCCGACGGCCTGGGCGGGAATCGCGCGCGCTTTCGTGTGTTCGGGGCCGGCAAGGTGCCGCAGGTGGATGAAACCCTGGCCGCAGCCGGGCATCGTCAGGCCCTGGAGCGGCTGCTGGGGTGGCTGGACCAGGCCGTGGGCTACCAGAGCCTGCTGGCCGTGGGCCACCGTGTTGTCCACGGTGGTACCGACTTCCACGCCCCGGCGCGGCTCACCGACGCCAACATGGACGCCCTGGAGGCGCTGAGCAGCCTCGCGCCGCTCCACCAGCCCCACAACCTGGCCCCCGCGCGGATCCTGGCCGACCTGCGGCCGGAACTGCCCCAGGTGGCGTGCTTTGATACGGCGTTCCATCGTACCCAGCCCGCCGTTGCCCAGCGTTTCGCCATCCCCAGGGAGTGGACCGAGCGCGGCGTGCTGCGCTACGGCTTTCACGGCCTCTCCTACGAGGCCATTGCCGAGCGCCTCCACGACGAGCACCCGGATCTCCTGTCGGGCAAGGTCATCGTTGCCCACCTCGGGAACGGCGCCAGCCTCTGTGCCATGGATGCCGGCGCCAGTGTCGGCACCAGCATGGGTTTCACCGCCCTGGACGGCCTGCCCATGGGCCAGCGCTGCGGCGCCCTGGATCCGGGCGTGGTGCTGTACTTCCTGGAACAGGGTCTGGGCCGGGAAGAGATCCAGGACATGCTCTATCACCGCTCCGGGCTGCTGGGCATGTCCGGGATCAGCCATGACATGCGCGAACTCCTGGCCAGCGACGATCCCGCGGCCGCCGAGGCGGTGGCCACCTACACCTACCGCGCCGCCCGGGAGATCGGCTCCCTGGCCGTGGCGCTGGGCGGCCTGGACGCCCTGGTGTTTACTGCCGGGGTGGGCGAAAACGCCCCAGCGGTGCGGGCGGCCATTGTTGCGCACCTGGGCGGGCTTGGCTTCGCCGTGGACAGCGCCGCCAACAGGGACAACCAGCGCGTGATCAACAGCGCCGACACCCGCCCGGTGCTGGTGGTACCCACCGACGAGGAGGGCATGATCGCCCGCCACACCCTGAAGTTGCTATCTTGA
- the gspG gene encoding type II secretion system major pseudopilin GspG: MKTMQFHAARRAQHGFTLIEIMVVVVILGILAAVAVPNIMSNPEQAREERARHDIRTLESQMEMYRLDNHRYPTTDQGLEALVERPTSQPEPPNWKEGGYMRSVPTDPWGNEYEYLDADDADGRIMIYTYGPDGRRGGDPEITNRDLD, from the coding sequence ATGAAGACAATGCAGTTCCACGCCGCACGGCGAGCGCAACACGGCTTCACGCTCATCGAGATCATGGTCGTGGTTGTCATCCTCGGCATCCTGGCCGCGGTGGCAGTACCCAACATCATGAGCAACCCGGAACAGGCCCGGGAAGAGCGGGCCCGGCACGACATTCGCACGCTGGAATCGCAGATGGAGATGTACCGTCTGGACAATCACCGCTATCCCACCACCGATCAGGGCCTGGAAGCGCTGGTGGAGCGCCCCACCAGCCAGCCGGAGCCGCCCAACTGGAAGGAAGGCGGCTACATGCGCAGCGTACCCACCGATCCCTGGGGCAACGAGTACGAGTACCTTGATGCCGATGACGCCGACGGCCGCATCATGATCTACACCTACGGCCCGGACGGACGCCGCGGTGGCGATCCGGAGATCACCAACCGCGACCTGGACTAG
- a CDS encoding DUF2007 domain-containing protein codes for MKCVYSAHSPLLVGHMRNVLEAEGIRCTTRNMGLVSGAGELPPTAVWPELWVEREIDYERAERVVREALEDPPTDEANWGCPGCGEDLEPQFAQCWNCGREKPPRRT; via the coding sequence ATGAAATGTGTCTACAGCGCCCACAGCCCTCTGCTGGTGGGGCACATGCGCAACGTCCTGGAGGCCGAGGGCATCCGCTGTACCACCCGCAACATGGGCCTGGTCAGCGGTGCCGGCGAGCTGCCACCCACGGCGGTGTGGCCGGAACTGTGGGTGGAGCGGGAGATCGACTATGAGCGGGCCGAGCGGGTGGTGCGGGAGGCCCTGGAGGATCCGCCCACCGACGAGGCCAACTGGGGCTGCCCGGGCTGTGGCGAGGACCTGGAGCCGCAGTTCGCGCAGTGCTGGAACTGCGGCAGGGAGAAGCCGCCGCGGCGGACCTGA
- the gspN gene encoding type II secretion system protein N has product MMRWIGLISLGTVVFVITLVVTVPAPQAYRLLGDQLPAQAWGLHGSLWDGEAAVVMVDGVRIDRLRWRLDGSALRSGRIAYQISGRLAEGEFSGHVATRTGAHIRLSDVRANLGADSLVRMVGATDYPATLGGTVDAYIREADVEGERPTWIDGVVSWDNASVSAFGESVELGSFGVRLDTGPGGELRGDLQTTREGPLRITGDVELLLDGTATGRASVITTEQAGENLLQGMMALGIPDPEQELDIRFEGNINDPMGFQGYLE; this is encoded by the coding sequence ATGATGCGATGGATCGGCCTGATTTCCCTGGGCACGGTGGTGTTTGTGATCACCCTGGTGGTGACGGTGCCGGCGCCGCAGGCCTACCGGTTGCTGGGAGACCAGTTGCCCGCCCAGGCCTGGGGCCTGCACGGTTCGCTGTGGGACGGCGAAGCGGCGGTGGTGATGGTGGACGGCGTGCGCATCGACCGGCTGCGCTGGCGGCTGGACGGCTCGGCACTGCGCAGCGGGCGCATCGCCTACCAGATCTCCGGGCGTCTCGCCGAGGGCGAGTTCTCCGGGCATGTGGCGACCCGCACCGGCGCACACATCCGGCTCAGTGACGTGCGCGCCAACCTGGGCGCCGACAGTCTGGTGCGCATGGTCGGTGCCACGGACTACCCCGCCACCCTTGGCGGCACTGTGGACGCCTACATCCGTGAAGCCGATGTGGAGGGCGAACGCCCCACCTGGATCGACGGTGTGGTGAGCTGGGACAACGCCAGTGTCTCTGCCTTCGGCGAGTCGGTAGAACTGGGCAGTTTCGGCGTACGACTGGACACCGGCCCCGGGGGTGAACTGCGGGGCGACCTGCAGACCACCCGGGAGGGCCCGCTGCGCATTACCGGCGACGTGGAACTGCTGCTGGACGGTACCGCGACCGGCCGTGCCTCGGTCATCACCACGGAGCAGGCCGGAGAGAATCTCCTCCAGGGCATGATGGCCCTGGGCATCCCAGATCCCGAGCAGGAGCTGGATATTCGCTTCGAGGGCAACATCAACGACCCCATGGGCTTCCAGGGCTACCTGGAGTAA
- the gspH gene encoding type II secretion system minor pseudopilin GspH: MPGTGMTPPGRSARSQWGTPQQHGFTLIEILVVIVLIGIITSMAVINIGGQDDTEEREARRLAAVLETASREAVIEARELGLILSDEGYRFTRLEQGEWRSDAFSQDRALRRHAFPEGVRLEVSTEGLPGSREPGAGNDDDDDNGRPHVLILSSGELTPFEIEIRRPASRRASWFVTGDLDGSITFFEEGDGDDEE, translated from the coding sequence GTGCCGGGCACCGGAATGACGCCCCCGGGGCGCTCTGCCCGGAGCCAGTGGGGGACGCCGCAACAGCACGGCTTCACCCTGATCGAGATCCTGGTGGTGATCGTGCTGATCGGCATCATCACCAGCATGGCGGTGATCAACATTGGCGGCCAGGACGATACCGAGGAGCGGGAAGCCCGACGCCTGGCCGCGGTGCTGGAGACGGCGAGCCGCGAGGCGGTGATCGAGGCCCGCGAGCTGGGGCTGATCCTGAGCGATGAGGGCTACCGCTTTACCCGCCTGGAGCAGGGCGAATGGCGTAGCGACGCCTTCAGCCAGGACCGGGCCCTGCGCCGACACGCGTTCCCGGAGGGCGTACGCCTGGAGGTCAGCACCGAGGGCCTGCCGGGGAGCCGCGAGCCGGGGGCCGGCAATGACGATGACGACGACAATGGCCGGCCCCACGTTTTGATCCTCTCCAGCGGCGAGCTTACCCCTTTCGAGATCGAGATCCGGCGCCCGGCATCCCGGCGCGCGTCCTGGTTTGTCACCGGCGACCTGGACGGCAGTATCACCTTCTTCGAAGAGGGCGACGGAGACGACGAGGAATGA
- the gspI gene encoding type II secretion system minor pseudopilin GspI — translation MRRAARGFTLLEVMVAVAVLGISMAAVIKAGSEMTANSRYLQDRTFAQWVAGNVMTELQARRFWDDEGDDGTARQGGYEWYWSFQVESTPNPDFRRVDVSVYRDEDADSPVATITGMVSNPELGETVTEPPEEMLE, via the coding sequence ATGAGACGCGCGGCTCGCGGATTCACTCTGCTGGAGGTGATGGTGGCGGTGGCCGTGCTGGGCATCTCCATGGCGGCCGTGATCAAGGCCGGCTCGGAGATGACCGCCAACTCCCGCTACCTGCAGGACCGCACCTTCGCCCAGTGGGTGGCCGGCAACGTCATGACCGAACTGCAGGCCCGCCGCTTCTGGGACGATGAAGGGGATGACGGCACGGCGCGCCAGGGGGGATACGAGTGGTACTGGTCCTTCCAGGTGGAGAGCACGCCCAACCCGGACTTCCGCCGCGTGGACGTCTCCGTTTACCGCGACGAGGATGCCGACAGCCCGGTGGCCACCATCACTGGCATGGTCAGCAACCCGGAACTGGGCGAAACCGTGACGGAGCCCCCCGAGGAGATGCTGGAATGA
- the gspJ gene encoding type II secretion system minor pseudopilin GspJ, whose protein sequence is MSRRRGFTLIELLVALAIFAVVSVVSFSGIMLMIDNRDRVTAHAERLADIQTALTLLQRDLQQATARPIRDPFGDQRAAMLAEDLADLEFTRSGHSNPLGIRRSELQRVAYRIEEGELQRLSWGVLDQQPEPPRQDRVLLERIEDIELRFMDDDTQWLEIWPPAGAETGTAILPRAVEVTLTLEDLDTITRVVALPEAPANMRQPMTEMMQ, encoded by the coding sequence ATGAGCCGCCGGCGGGGGTTCACGCTCATCGAGCTGCTGGTGGCGCTGGCCATCTTCGCCGTGGTCTCGGTGGTGAGCTTCTCCGGCATCATGCTGATGATCGACAACCGCGACCGCGTCACCGCCCATGCCGAACGCCTGGCGGACATCCAGACCGCCCTGACGCTGCTTCAGCGGGACCTGCAGCAGGCAACGGCACGCCCGATCCGCGACCCCTTCGGCGACCAAAGGGCCGCCATGCTCGCCGAGGATCTGGCGGACCTGGAATTCACCCGTTCCGGCCACTCCAACCCCCTGGGCATCCGCCGCAGTGAACTGCAGCGCGTGGCCTACCGCATCGAGGAAGGCGAACTGCAACGGTTGAGCTGGGGCGTTCTGGATCAGCAACCGGAGCCCCCACGCCAGGACCGCGTGCTGCTGGAGCGCATCGAGGACATCGAACTTCGGTTCATGGACGACGACACCCAGTGGCTGGAGATCTGGCCCCCCGCCGGCGCCGAGACCGGCACTGCCATTCTGCCCCGCGCGGTGGAGGTCACCCTCACGCTGGAGGACCTGGACACCATCACCCGCGTGGTCGCGCTGCCGGAGGCGCCGGCCAACATGCGCCAGCCCATGACGGAGATGATGCAGTGA
- the gspL gene encoding type II secretion system protein GspL produces MNPTRILRLQPGAPDQAQWILVDRDGAVEQQGECALDQVAGNGRDLVVLVPSEEVLLASVNVPTQSRQKLIQAIPFALEDQLTSDIEDLHFVPGTRQPDGSCPVAVVEHTRMRAWLDALNDAGLAPMRMVPDVLALPRQGDAWTGVIDGQRVLVRTGASTGFAGEAENLAILLDAALEEAGDAPPGHILIDGAEETPELAHDVPFSAGQRDAARALAAGVAAGGLAPAELRTGAYTSSSDRRAWLRPWIPAAALLLTWIVLDTGQLLSERWQLQQELNTLDTRVEELFFDVFPDANRLTAPRQRMESQLNRLRGGDRPAGDDLLDTLLLVGPYLEGEDDFRLTGLSWRGDSLELELRASSLQRLDALQQTLDDEDALAAEIRQARSEDDEVHGRLLVRRQPS; encoded by the coding sequence ATGAACCCGACACGCATCCTGCGCCTGCAGCCCGGCGCCCCCGACCAGGCCCAGTGGATCCTCGTGGACCGCGACGGCGCCGTGGAGCAGCAGGGCGAGTGCGCCCTTGACCAGGTCGCCGGCAACGGCCGCGATCTCGTGGTGCTGGTGCCCTCGGAGGAGGTGCTGCTGGCGTCGGTGAATGTTCCCACCCAGAGCCGGCAGAAGCTGATCCAGGCCATCCCCTTCGCGCTGGAGGACCAGCTGACCAGCGATATCGAGGATCTCCATTTCGTCCCCGGCACCCGCCAGCCGGACGGCAGCTGCCCGGTGGCGGTGGTGGAACATACCCGCATGCGCGCCTGGCTGGACGCCCTCAACGACGCCGGGCTGGCGCCCATGCGCATGGTGCCGGACGTCCTCGCCCTGCCGCGCCAGGGCGACGCCTGGACGGGTGTCATCGACGGCCAGCGGGTGCTGGTGCGGACCGGCGCCAGTACTGGCTTCGCCGGTGAGGCCGAAAACCTGGCAATCCTCCTGGATGCCGCCCTGGAAGAGGCCGGCGATGCGCCTCCGGGGCACATCCTCATCGACGGCGCAGAAGAAACACCGGAACTGGCGCATGATGTCCCCTTCAGTGCGGGCCAGCGGGATGCAGCCCGGGCACTGGCCGCCGGGGTGGCCGCCGGCGGACTCGCGCCGGCGGAGCTGCGCACCGGTGCGTACACCAGCAGCAGCGACCGGCGCGCCTGGTTGCGCCCCTGGATCCCCGCGGCCGCGTTGCTACTGACCTGGATCGTGCTCGACACTGGCCAGCTGCTCAGCGAGCGCTGGCAATTGCAGCAGGAGCTGAACACCCTGGATACCCGCGTGGAGGAGCTGTTCTTCGACGTTTTCCCGGACGCCAACCGGCTCACCGCGCCGCGACAGCGCATGGAGAGCCAGCTCAACCGCCTGCGCGGCGGCGACCGGCCCGCCGGCGATGACCTCCTGGATACCCTGCTGCTGGTGGGCCCCTACCTGGAAGGCGAAGACGACTTTCGGCTCACCGGCCTGAGCTGGCGTGGCGACAGCCTGGAGCTCGAGCTGCGCGCCAGCTCGCTGCAGCGTCTGGACGCCCTGCAGCAGACCCTGGACGACGAGGACGCCCTGGCCGCCGAGATCCGGCAGGCCCGCTCCGAGGACGACGAAGTCCACGGACGCCTGCTGGTACGGAGGCAGCCGTCATGA
- the fabI gene encoding enoyl-ACP reductase FabI produces the protein MSDFLSLKGKRGLVVGVANEDSIAWACARAFHELGAELAMTYVNDKALPWVRPLAERVHASLFMPCDVREPGQLESVFETIEAEWGQLDFLLHSIAFAPRDDLHARVVDSSQAGFLQAMDVSCHSFLRMAHMAEPLMPRGGALLTVSFYGAEKVVEDYNLMGPVKAALEASVRYAAAELGPQGIRVHALSPGPLKTRAASGIQRFDDLLERARQRAPQDNLADIDDVGAAAAFLVSDRARTITGNTTYIDAGYHVVG, from the coding sequence ATGTCCGATTTCCTCTCATTGAAAGGCAAGCGCGGCCTCGTCGTCGGCGTCGCCAACGAGGATTCCATCGCCTGGGCCTGTGCCAGGGCCTTCCACGAACTGGGCGCCGAACTGGCAATGACCTACGTCAACGACAAGGCCCTGCCGTGGGTCCGCCCCCTGGCCGAGCGCGTGCACGCCAGCCTGTTCATGCCCTGCGACGTCCGCGAGCCCGGTCAGCTGGAATCCGTATTCGAAACCATCGAAGCCGAATGGGGCCAGCTCGACTTCCTGCTGCACTCCATCGCCTTCGCCCCCAGAGACGACCTGCACGCCCGCGTGGTGGACAGCAGCCAGGCCGGCTTCCTCCAGGCCATGGACGTCTCCTGCCACAGCTTCCTGCGCATGGCACACATGGCCGAGCCCCTCATGCCCAGAGGCGGCGCCCTGCTCACCGTCAGCTTCTACGGTGCGGAAAAGGTGGTGGAAGACTACAACCTCATGGGGCCCGTGAAAGCCGCCCTGGAAGCCAGCGTGCGTTACGCCGCCGCAGAGCTCGGCCCCCAGGGCATCCGCGTGCACGCGCTCTCGCCCGGCCCGCTGAAGACCCGTGCCGCGTCCGGCATCCAGCGCTTCGACGACCTCCTGGAGCGCGCCCGGCAGCGTGCACCCCAGGACAACCTGGCAGACATCGATGACGTCGGTGCCGCTGCGGCGTTCCTGGTCAGTGACCGGGCCAGGACCATCACCGGCAACACCACCTACATCGACGCCGGCTACCACGTGGTCGGCTGA